The stretch of DNA ATCGCCTCTGCGGATGTAGATGAGCGATAAAAACTCGCGCAATGCGGCAAAAGATACGAGCAAAAATAAAAATATCACGGCGTTTTTGCCCAGATAAGTAAACGCAAAAATGACCAAAATCATCGCCCACCAGGCGTTTATGCGTGAGGTCAAATTTGCGATGGTTTTGTTCTCGGCGCCAAATTTGGCCTTTAATATAAAAGCCACGACGCTAGAGACGACAAGCACCGCGATGAGTCCTAAAAATAGATTTAATATATGATTTTGCGGGTTCATTTTAGGGCCTTTTGGTTAAATTTGAAGCTAAATTTGACGCCTACGTCGGAGCTCTCCGAGCGAGTCAAATTTGCGAGCGTTTGGTTTGCCGCGCGGACGGCTTGATTGGTTAAATTTTTTACGCGGTTTAAATTTGCGTTTGGGTCAAATTTGATTTGCGGCAAGGCTGGCGTTTTGATCGCCGTTTCGTGCTCAAATTTGACGTTTTTGGCTGCTGCTTTAAAAGGCTCGCCGTCAAATTTGCCGTAAAAATCGGTCGCAAATTTTCCCTTTTCATTTGATGGGCTTACGGGGCTTAAATTTACCGCTCTCGCCAAAGCCGCCAAATCAAGCTTTAGTTCTATCATTTTGCGTCTCGCTCATCGCTAGCAGCGCGTCTTGCGCCTTTTGTAAAAACTCGCCCTTGTTCTCGCCGCCGTAAAATATCTCCTCGCCCACTATCAGCTCGCAAAGCAGCGGAATAGGCATGAAAAAGCCCTTAGGCAGGACGTTTCGCGCGTTTTTGATCCATACGGGCACGAGCGGGACGTCGGGGCACTGCTGCGCCAGGCGGAAAATCCCGCTTTTAAACGGCTGCAACGCTAGGTCGTCGTTCATCTTGCGCGCGCCTTCGGGAAAGATGATGAGAGAGTGCGTCTGCAGCGCGTCGCTCATTTGTGCTAGCGCTTCCAGCGGATCTTTGCGGCGACTGATTAGAACCATATTAAACACGTTTTTAGCAAGAAATCTGCGCACGGACCCGCTCTCCCAGTACTCCGCCGCCGCGACGGGGCGCACGCGCTTTCTCACGCGGTAGGGTAGCGAGACGAAAATCAGCAAAAAATCGCCGTGGCTGGCGTGATTTGCATAGTAAATTTTAGTGCCCTCGCCGATGTTTAAAAGCTCCTGCGGCGGCCGTACGCCCGTGATAAATATCGTGATACGGCAAAGGATAAAATCAAGCGCGGCCGCTAAAAACTCTTTCATATTTTTCCTTTTTATTTTTAAATTTGCCTTGTTTGCCCGTCAAATTTGACGAGCGACGCAGATTTGCAGTAACGCTTGCCCGCGAACGAAGTAGATTTTGGAACTATAAATTTTAACTCGCAAGCGCTCATGGCACTCCAAATGATTAGATTTAGCGCAACCTGGGCCGATCTTGGCTGCGACTCTATCTTACCGCCCGCAAAACCGCTTTGCTGGTTTTAGTAAAATATGATGAAATTCTTTTATATATTTGCCGTTATTATACCTAAAATCGCGCTTTTTAAGCCAAGCAAGAGATTTTCTCTTTGTCTGCGTGCTTTAGTCTAGATTGTTTTGCGCAGCAGTGAGCCTTAACTCCATAATGAACTAATCTGCCGCGCTTTAGTTAAGAATTCTAAAAACTCGGTCAAATTTGAGTATCAACCGTACTGTCGTAAGAAATTAAATTCTCATTTTACAAATAAATTTGATAAAATTTAGCCGTTTCTTGACGGCGATCAAGTCGTTATTATAAATAAAATCTTAAAATCTGCAACTAATTTTTTATAAAGGATTTTCTATGAGTTACAATCAAGAGATGTTCTGTCATCAGTGCCAAATGAGCGCGCCGGAGGGCTGCGGCGCCAAAGGCCAAGACCGCGGCACCTGCGGTAAAACCTCCACGCTGGCGTTACTTCAAGACGCTATGGTTTTCGGACTTAAGGGCCTTAGCGCCTACCGCCACCACGCGCACGAGCTCGGCGCCGATACTAGCGCGGTCGATACCGTTATGGCGGACACGCTGTATTTTACGCTGACGAATTCAAATTTTAACTTTGACGAGCATATCGCGCAGCTGATGGCCGTCGGAAGCGCGGGCGTGCAGATGATGGATATTTTAAGCGAGGCGCATACCGCAAAATTCGGCGTACCGACCCCGGTTAAAGTTAGCCAAAACAAAGTCGAGGGCAAAGCGATTTTGGTTAGCGGCCACAACCTGCACGCTCTTGAGGCGCTACTAAAGGCGACCGAGGGCAAGGGCATC from Campylobacter showae CSUNSWCD encodes:
- a CDS encoding lysophospholipid acyltransferase family protein, translating into MKEFLAAALDFILCRITIFITGVRPPQELLNIGEGTKIYYANHASHGDFLLIFVSLPYRVRKRVRPVAAAEYWESGSVRRFLAKNVFNMVLISRRKDPLEALAQMSDALQTHSLIIFPEGARKMNDDLALQPFKSGIFRLAQQCPDVPLVPVWIKNARNVLPKGFFMPIPLLCELIVGEEIFYGGENKGEFLQKAQDALLAMSETQNDRTKA